From the Toxotes jaculatrix isolate fToxJac2 chromosome 15, fToxJac2.pri, whole genome shotgun sequence genome, one window contains:
- the ubr3 gene encoding E3 ubiquitin-protein ligase ubr3 isoform X1, which translates to MMAASLLRRDKKATAAHLKADLNRTDNSSGVRQLQELLDAVLNPEKPAADTEALDWCKCLIAGGEGFEEFCKTVRSYDNATLCGLVWTANFVAYRCRSCGISPCMSLCAECFNNGDHTGHDFNMFRSQAGGACDCGDSNVMRESGFCRRHRLRTGENVPSIPRDLLLMSEMVLPRFILCIIQYLRDGYIEPDTSAERDLQKVLQQLEPQISFLEELTKMGGAMRTVLTKILTNQQTFKELSMGQEENLYAKKNYDKYLSALKNSGLVSVEEKAQGATADVTVGAEGGAGAMVLLGPSAPGSPDESSKEEDTDAGQSVGQRKRVKLSSSTKDPSIIESLKHKCFLEELLFWTIKYEFPQKMVTFLLNMLPDQDYKITFTKTFVQHYAFIMKTLMKSHESDTMSNRIVHISVQLFSNEELARHVTEECQLLDIMVTVLLYMMESCLIKSELQDEENSRHVVVNCSEALLKNNTYWPLVSDFINILSHQSVAKKFLEDHSLLMLWMSFVSFFQGMNLNKRELNEHVEFESQTYYAAFAAELEACAQPMWGLLTHCKVKETQEYTKTVVRYCLETLQIWFDAIGFIDEPAPNQVTFHLPLHRYYAMFLSKAVKCQGLDLDSLLPDQEMLMKIMVHPLQIQACLSEIHSNMWVRNGLQIKGQAMTYVQSHFCNSMIDPDIYLLQVCASRLDPDYFISSVFERFKVVDLLTMASQHQNAVLDSEQERPMLEGALTFLVILTSLRIHLGMTDDEILRAEMVSQLCMNDRTHSALLDLIPENPNPKSGIVPGICSFEEMLSAVADFKAPVFEPGGSMQQGMYTPKAEVWEKEFDPIMVVLRTVYRRDVQSAMDRYSAFLKQSGIHSGNPWPPYKERTPLHPCYKGLIKLLHCKTLHIVIFTLLYKIWMDHQNMSEHVLCMVLYLIELGLDNQVQDSKEDEEPCIEEHCHDSWFPGTNLLSNLHHVINFVRVRVPETAPEVKREAPPSTSTEASSYGQNSRRLTGNWRENLREAQVFSLVAERRRKFQEIINRSSTEATQVVRPKSSSTRWVPPGTPPQLVTEILEIRESMLSLLIKLHQKMSSKQNSLSASWLEDMDTSRHAHGDGITAIERILTKAATRSCQIKRSIQDICGKVCPPVPPKKNSPTDKKAMDKEERRQRARERQQKLLAEFASRQKSFMETAMDVESPDTEAAMDLGASEVMESEVLYDCVICGQSGPSTEDRPTGLVVLLQASSVLGHRCKNKEAKKLPTSDEEHIYPADTCGVAHDVRLTLMQRFFKDSSCLQSVSIGWDGGVYVQTCGHTLHIDCHKSYMESLRNDQVLQGFSVDKGEFTCPLCRQFANSVLPCRPGRGTEAGAWHAPTNKKTCVLVKEVEDLQEKLGLFPTESNLSKEMDLVIKDIKNTTQKKYMDYGKTPGSPDNDFLFMYSVARTNLELELVHRGGNLCSGGASAAAKRSCLNQLFHVLAMHMRLYSIDSAYNPWTKLTQITQSKEADSFDEERPEVPMLFRDVPSLLIIFVLTMPQPLRKEHFTCVVKMLYNLQFTQALAALSTKFSPEERQAWSTSGALKKNAANAEKSFEALLSYVISELSKDKSVYKVNTEETSMLSSSVWSPQSIEFSLQQFCLPFLRLSCLLQHHLYGDNLTGCSEEEEFSSLAVCLGLLPSAPQPSNTVHSASCLEWAVSAFDLVTQWCAEVTGLSQMQSEQSLTLLVQDPQWAAPRLLQLPDNYNIIFQYYHRKACTSCKKVPKDPALCLVCGAFVCLKGVCCKQQGICECVLHSQHCGAATGIFLLINASVIIIIRGHRFCLWGSVYLDAHGEEDRDLRRGKPLFLCEERYRVLEQQWVSHTFDHINKRWGPHYNGL; encoded by the exons attTTGCCGAAGACATCGATTGAGAACGGGGGAAAATGTCCCCTCAATACCTCGAGACCTTCTGCTGATGTCTGAGATGGTTCTTCCTCGCTTTATCCTGTGTATCATACAGTATCTGAGGGATGGATACATTGAGCCAG ACACATCAGCTGAGAGAGATCTACAGAAAgttctgcagcagctggagcctCAGATCTCTTTCCTGGAGGAGCTCACAAAGATGGGAGGAGCAATGAGGACTGTACTGACAAAGATCTTGACCAATCAACAAACATTCAAGGAGTTGAGCATGG GCCAAGAGGAGAATTTGTACGCTAAAAAGAACTATGACAAGTATTTGTCAGCATTAAAGAATTCTGGTCTGGTGTCTGTGGAGGAGAAAGCCCAAGGTGCTACTGCTGATGTCACTGTTGGCGCTGAAGGAGGTGCAGGAGCAATGGTCCTATTGG gacccTCTGCACCAGGGAGCCCAGATGAGTCTAGTAAAGAG GAAGACACAGATGCAGGCCAGTCTGTTGGTCAAAGGAAGAGGGTTAAGTTGAGTAGCAGTACCAAAg ACCCGAGTATTATTGAATCTCTAAAGCATAAATGCTTTCTGGAGGAGCTGCTCTTTTGGACAATAAAATATGAGTTTCCTCAGAAGATGGTCACCTTCTTACTAAACATGTTGCCAGATCAAGATTACAAG ATcacttttacaaaaacatttgttcaGCATTATGCATTcatcatgaaaacactgatgaaaagCCACGAGTCAGACACCATGTCCAACCGCATTGTACATATTAGTGTGCAGCTGTTCAGCAACGAGGAGCTGGCTCGACATGTGACAGAGGAGTGTCAGCTTCTGGACATCATGGTCACAGTTCTCCTCTACATGATGGAGAGTTGCCTTATTAAAAGTGAACTTCAAG ATGAAGAGAACAGTCGCCACGTCGTGGTGAACTGTAGCGAGGCACTGTTGAAGAACAATACCTACTGGCCATTAGTTAGTGATTTTATTAACATCCTCTCACACCAAAGTGTAGCAAAAAAGTTCCTGGAGGACCATTCATTGTTGATGCTATGGATGAgctttgtgtcattttttcAGG gtATGAACCTGAATAAGCGGGAGTTGAACGAACATGTGGAGTTTGAGTCTCAGACATACTATGCAGCATTTGCAGCAGAGCTCGAGGCCTGTGCGCAACCAATGTGGGGTCTCTTAACACACTGCAAAGTCAAA GAGACACAGGAATATACTAAAACTGTGGTACGCTACTGTTTGGAGACACTCCAGATCTGGTTTGATGCCATTGGCTTCATTGATGAG CCTGCTCCAAATCAAGTGACATTTCACCTGCCACTGCACCGCTACTATGCCATGTTCCTCAGTAAG GCTGTAAAGTGCCAAGGCCTGGACCTGGACAGCCTCCTGCCTGACCAAGagatgctgatgaagatcatggtGCATCCACTCCAAATCCAG GCCTGCCTGTCAGAGATCCACAGCAACATGTGGGTCAGGAATGGCCTGCAGATCAAGGGACAGGCTATGACCTACGTGCAGTCACACTTCTGCAACTCCATGATTGACCCAGACATCTATCTGCTCCAG GTTTGTGCATCAAGGCTAGATCCTGACTACTTTATCTCAAGTGTTTTTGAGAG GTTTAAAGTGGTTGACCTGTTGACCATGGCATCTCAGCATCAGAATGCTGTGTTAGACTCTGAGCAGGAGAGGCCGATGCTTGAAGGAGCCCTGACCTTCCTGGTCATACTGACAAGCCTTCGCATACATTTGG GGATGACAGACGATGAGATCCTTCGAGCTGAGATGGTCTCACAGTTGTGTATGAATGACCGTACACACAGCGCATTGTTAGACCTC ATACCTGAGAATCCCAACCCAAAGAGTGGCATTGTACCAGGGATTTGTAGTTTTGAGGAGATGCTCTCTGCTGTGGCTGACTTCAAAGCACCGGTGTTTGAGCCTGGAGGCTCTATGCAGCAGGGCATGTACACGCCTAAAG CGGAGGTGTGGGAAAAGGAGTTTGACCCCATCATGGTCGTTCTCAGAACGGTCTATCGACGTGACGTCCAGTCAGCAATGGACAGATACTCAGCATT TTTGAAACAGTCTGGGATTCACTCCGGTAACCCATGGCCCCCTTACAAGGAGAGGACTCCTCTACACCCGTGTTACAAAGGCCTAATCAAGCTGTTGCACTGCAAGACACTGCACATTGTGATATTCACGCTCCTTTACAAG ATATGGATGGATCATCAGAACATGTCTGAGCATGTGCTGTGCATGGTGCTGTACCTGATTGAGCTGGGCTTGGACAACCAAGTTCAAGACAGCAAGGAGGATGAG GAGCCGTGCATAGAGGAGCACTGCCATGACAGCTGGTTCCCAGGCACCAACCTCCTCTCTAACCTGCACCATGTCATCAACTTTGTGAGGGTTCGGGTTCCTGAGACAGCCCCTGAAGTGAAGAGAGAGGCCCCTCCCAGCACCAGCACTGAAGCTTCCTCTTATGGCCAG AACTCCAGGCGTCTTACAGGGAATTGGAGAGAG AACCTGCGTGAAGCTCAGGTGTTCAGCCTTGTGGCGGAGCGCAGGAGGAAGTTCCAGGAGATAATCAACCGCAGCAGCACTGAAGCCACCCAGGTTGTCAGGCCCAAGAGCTCCTCAACACGCTGGGTCCCACCAGGCACGCCCCCCCAGCTGGTGACAGAGATCCTGGAGATCCGAGAAAGCATGCTGTCCCTCCTCATCAAGCTCCACCAGAAGATGTCGTCCAAGCAGAACTCACTGTCGGCATCCTGGCTAGAGGATATGGACACGAGCCGCCACGCTCATGGAGACGGCATTACAGCCATTGAGCGGATCCTCACCAAGGCAGCCACTCGCAGCTGCCAAATCAAGCGTAGCATCCAGGACATTTGTGGAAAGGTGTGTCCTCCAGTGCCACCCAAGAAGAACAGTCCCACTGACAAGAAGGCCATGGATAAAGAAGAGAG ACGTCAGAGGGCCAGGGAGAGACAGCAGAAACTGCTTGCTGAATTTGCCTCCAGGCAGAAGAGTTTTATGGAAACAGCTATGGATGTTG AATCCCCTGACACTGAGGCAGCCATGGATCTAGGAGCCTCTGAAGTGATGGAGTCTGAGGTTCTTTATGACTGTGTGATCTGTGGCCAGAGTGGACCTTCCACTGAGGACCGCCCCACTGGTCTAGTAGTTCTCCTCCAGGCATCCTCAG TGCTGGGGCATCGCTGCAAAAATAAAGAGGCTAAGAAGCTACCGACGAGTGATGAAGAGCATATCTACCCCGCAGACACGTGTGGAGTGGCTCATGATGTCAGGCTCACGCTCATGCAGCGGTTCTTCAAAGAT AGTTCTTGTCTGCAGTCTGTGTCAATAGGTTGGGATGGGGGTGTCTACGTCCAGACCTGTGGACACACTTTGCATATAGATTGCCACAAGTCATACATGGAGTCTCTGAGG aaTGACCAGGTCCTCCAAGGTTTCTCTGTTGACAAGGGTGAATTTACGTGCCCACTCTGTCGACAGTTTGCCAATAGTGTCCTTCCCTGTCGCCCTGGGCGGGGCACGGAGGCTGGTGCCTGGCACGCACCCACAAACAAGAAGACGTGTGTGCTTGTAAAGGAGGTAGAAGATCTTCAGGAGAAACTTGGCCTTTTCCCT acGGAGTCTAACTTAAGTAAAGAAATGGATTTGGTTATCAAAGACATCAAGAACACCACCCAGAAGAAATACATGGACTACGGCAAGACCCCTGGCTCCCCTGACAACGATTTCCTCTTCATGTACTCCGTGGCAAG GACCAACCTGGAGTTGGAGCTTGTGCATCGGGGTGGAAACTTGTGTTCTGGAGGAGCCAGTGCTGCTGCCAAACGCTCATGTCTCA ATCAGCTGTTCCATGTGCTCGCCATGCACATGCGACTGTACAGCATTGATTCAGCCTACAACCCCTGGACGAAGCTGACTCAGATTACACAAAGCAAAGAGGCAGA TAGCTTTGATGAAGAGAGGCCTGAGGTGCCCATGCTGTTTCGAGATGTCCCGTCCCTCCTGATTATCTTCGTGCTAACGATGCCACAGCCTCTGCGGAAAG AACACTTTACCTGTGTGGTGAAGATGCTGTACAACCTGCAGTTCACCCAGGCTCTGGCTGCCTTGTCAACCAAGTTCAGCCCAGAGGAAAGGCAGGCTTGGAGCACATCTGGAGCACTCAAGAAG AATGCTGCAAACGCTGAGAAGTCTTTTGAAGCGCTGCTCAGTTATGTTATCAGTGAGCTCTCTAAGGACAAGAGTGTCTACAAGGTGAACACTGAAGAAACATCAATG CTGAGCTCCAGTGTGTGGTCCCCACAGTCTATCGAGTTCAGCCTCCAGCAGTTCTGCTTGCCCTTCCTTCgcctctcctgcctcctgcagCATCACCTCTACGGAGATAACCTAACTGGCTGCTCG gaggaggaggagttctCGTccttggctgtgtgtttggggcTCTTACCCTCGGCCCCTCAGCCTTCCAACACCGTGCACAGTGCCTCATGTCTGGAGTGGGCGGTCAGCGCCTTTGACTTGGTGACACAGTGGTGTGCTGAGGTTACAGGGCTCTCTCAGATGCAGTCTGAGCAATCATTG ACCTTGCTCGTCCAGGATCCTCAGTGGGCAGCCCCTCGTCTTCTGCAGCTACCTGACAACTACAATATCATCTTCCAGTACTATCACAGGAAGGCCTGCACTTCCTGCAAAAAGGTGCCAAAAGACCCTGCCCTCTGCCTTGTTTGTGGCGCCTTCGTCTGTCTCAAAGGCGTGTGTTGCAAACAGCAGGgaatctgtgaatgtgttttg CACTCCCAACACTGTGGTGCAGCTACAGGCATCTTTCTACTGATAAATGCTTcggtcatcatcatcatccgtGGACATCGTTTCTGCCTGTGGGGCTCTGTTTACCTTGATGCTCATGGAGAGGAGGACCGCGATTTACG CCGTGGCAAGCCTCTCTTCTTATGTGAAGAGAGGTATCGAGTGTTGGAGCAACAGTGGGTTTCACACACCTTTGATCACATCAATAAGCGTTGGGGGCCTCACTATAATGGACTCTAA
- the ubr3 gene encoding E3 ubiquitin-protein ligase ubr3 isoform X2, which produces MMAASLLRRDKKATAAHLKADLNRTDNSSGVRQLQELLDAVLNPEKPAADTEALDWCKCLIAGGEGFEEFCKTVRSYDNATLCGLVWTANFVAYRCRSCGISPCMSLCAECFNNGDHTGHDFNMFRSQAGGACDCGDSNVMRESGFCRRHRLRTGENVPSIPRDLLLMSEMVLPRFILCIIQYLRDGYIEPDTSAERDLQKVLQQLEPQISFLEELTKMGGAMRTVLTKILTNQQTFKELSMGQEENLYAKKNYDKYLSALKNSGLVSVEEKAQGATADVTVGAEGGAGAMVLLGPSAPGSPDESSKEEDTDAGQSVGQRKRVKLSSSTKDPSIIESLKHKCFLEELLFWTIKYEFPQKMVTFLLNMLPDQDYKITFTKTFVQHYAFIMKTLMKSHESDTMSNRIVHISVQLFSNEELARHVTEECQLLDIMVTVLLYMMESCLIKSELQDEENSRHVVVNCSEALLKNNTYWPLVSDFINILSHQSVAKKFLEDHSLLMLWMSFVSFFQGMNLNKRELNEHVEFESQTYYAAFAAELEACAQPMWGLLTHCKVKETQEYTKTVVRYCLETLQIWFDAIGFIDEPAPNQVTFHLPLHRYYAMFLSKAVKCQGLDLDSLLPDQEMLMKIMVHPLQIQACLSEIHSNMWVRNGLQIKGQAMTYVQSHFCNSMIDPDIYLLQVCASRLDPDYFISSVFERFKVVDLLTMASQHQNAVLDSEQERPMLEGALTFLVILTSLRIHLGMTDDEILRAEMVSQLCMNDRTHSALLDLIPENPNPKSGIVPGICSFEEMLSAVADFKAPVFEPGGSMQQGMYTPKAEVWEKEFDPIMVVLRTVYRRDVQSAMDRYSAFLKQSGIHSGNPWPPYKERTPLHPCYKGLIKLLHCKTLHIVIFTLLYKIWMDHQNMSEHVLCMVLYLIELGLDNQVQDSKEDEEPCIEEHCHDSWFPGTNLLSNLHHVINFVRVRVPETAPEVKREAPPSTSTEASSYGQNSRRLTGNWRENLREAQVFSLVAERRRKFQEIINRSSTEATQVVRPKSSSTRWVPPGTPPQLVTEILEIRESMLSLLIKLHQKMSSKQNSLSASWLEDMDTSRHAHGDGITAIERILTKAATRSCQIKRSIQDICGKVCPPVPPKKNSPTDKKAMDKEERRQRARERQQKLLAEFASRQKSFMETAMDVESPDTEAAMDLGASEVMESEVLYDCVICGQSGPSTEDRPTGLVVLLQASSVLGHRCKNKEAKKLPTSDEEHIYPADTCGVAHDVRLTLMQRFFKDSSCLQSVSIGWDGGVYVQTCGHTLHIDCHKSYMESLRNDQVLQGFSVDKGEFTCPLCRQFANSVLPCRPGRGTEAGAWHAPTNKKTCVLVKEVEDLQEKLGLFPTESNLSKEMDLVIKDIKNTTQKKYMDYGKTPGSPDNDFLFMYSVARTNLELELVHRGGNLCSGGASAAAKRSCLNQLFHVLAMHMRLYSIDSAYNPWTKLTQITQSKEADFDEERPEVPMLFRDVPSLLIIFVLTMPQPLRKEHFTCVVKMLYNLQFTQALAALSTKFSPEERQAWSTSGALKKNAANAEKSFEALLSYVISELSKDKSVYKVNTEETSMLSSSVWSPQSIEFSLQQFCLPFLRLSCLLQHHLYGDNLTGCSEEEEFSSLAVCLGLLPSAPQPSNTVHSASCLEWAVSAFDLVTQWCAEVTGLSQMQSEQSLTLLVQDPQWAAPRLLQLPDNYNIIFQYYHRKACTSCKKVPKDPALCLVCGAFVCLKGVCCKQQGICECVLHSQHCGAATGIFLLINASVIIIIRGHRFCLWGSVYLDAHGEEDRDLRRGKPLFLCEERYRVLEQQWVSHTFDHINKRWGPHYNGL; this is translated from the exons attTTGCCGAAGACATCGATTGAGAACGGGGGAAAATGTCCCCTCAATACCTCGAGACCTTCTGCTGATGTCTGAGATGGTTCTTCCTCGCTTTATCCTGTGTATCATACAGTATCTGAGGGATGGATACATTGAGCCAG ACACATCAGCTGAGAGAGATCTACAGAAAgttctgcagcagctggagcctCAGATCTCTTTCCTGGAGGAGCTCACAAAGATGGGAGGAGCAATGAGGACTGTACTGACAAAGATCTTGACCAATCAACAAACATTCAAGGAGTTGAGCATGG GCCAAGAGGAGAATTTGTACGCTAAAAAGAACTATGACAAGTATTTGTCAGCATTAAAGAATTCTGGTCTGGTGTCTGTGGAGGAGAAAGCCCAAGGTGCTACTGCTGATGTCACTGTTGGCGCTGAAGGAGGTGCAGGAGCAATGGTCCTATTGG gacccTCTGCACCAGGGAGCCCAGATGAGTCTAGTAAAGAG GAAGACACAGATGCAGGCCAGTCTGTTGGTCAAAGGAAGAGGGTTAAGTTGAGTAGCAGTACCAAAg ACCCGAGTATTATTGAATCTCTAAAGCATAAATGCTTTCTGGAGGAGCTGCTCTTTTGGACAATAAAATATGAGTTTCCTCAGAAGATGGTCACCTTCTTACTAAACATGTTGCCAGATCAAGATTACAAG ATcacttttacaaaaacatttgttcaGCATTATGCATTcatcatgaaaacactgatgaaaagCCACGAGTCAGACACCATGTCCAACCGCATTGTACATATTAGTGTGCAGCTGTTCAGCAACGAGGAGCTGGCTCGACATGTGACAGAGGAGTGTCAGCTTCTGGACATCATGGTCACAGTTCTCCTCTACATGATGGAGAGTTGCCTTATTAAAAGTGAACTTCAAG ATGAAGAGAACAGTCGCCACGTCGTGGTGAACTGTAGCGAGGCACTGTTGAAGAACAATACCTACTGGCCATTAGTTAGTGATTTTATTAACATCCTCTCACACCAAAGTGTAGCAAAAAAGTTCCTGGAGGACCATTCATTGTTGATGCTATGGATGAgctttgtgtcattttttcAGG gtATGAACCTGAATAAGCGGGAGTTGAACGAACATGTGGAGTTTGAGTCTCAGACATACTATGCAGCATTTGCAGCAGAGCTCGAGGCCTGTGCGCAACCAATGTGGGGTCTCTTAACACACTGCAAAGTCAAA GAGACACAGGAATATACTAAAACTGTGGTACGCTACTGTTTGGAGACACTCCAGATCTGGTTTGATGCCATTGGCTTCATTGATGAG CCTGCTCCAAATCAAGTGACATTTCACCTGCCACTGCACCGCTACTATGCCATGTTCCTCAGTAAG GCTGTAAAGTGCCAAGGCCTGGACCTGGACAGCCTCCTGCCTGACCAAGagatgctgatgaagatcatggtGCATCCACTCCAAATCCAG GCCTGCCTGTCAGAGATCCACAGCAACATGTGGGTCAGGAATGGCCTGCAGATCAAGGGACAGGCTATGACCTACGTGCAGTCACACTTCTGCAACTCCATGATTGACCCAGACATCTATCTGCTCCAG GTTTGTGCATCAAGGCTAGATCCTGACTACTTTATCTCAAGTGTTTTTGAGAG GTTTAAAGTGGTTGACCTGTTGACCATGGCATCTCAGCATCAGAATGCTGTGTTAGACTCTGAGCAGGAGAGGCCGATGCTTGAAGGAGCCCTGACCTTCCTGGTCATACTGACAAGCCTTCGCATACATTTGG GGATGACAGACGATGAGATCCTTCGAGCTGAGATGGTCTCACAGTTGTGTATGAATGACCGTACACACAGCGCATTGTTAGACCTC ATACCTGAGAATCCCAACCCAAAGAGTGGCATTGTACCAGGGATTTGTAGTTTTGAGGAGATGCTCTCTGCTGTGGCTGACTTCAAAGCACCGGTGTTTGAGCCTGGAGGCTCTATGCAGCAGGGCATGTACACGCCTAAAG CGGAGGTGTGGGAAAAGGAGTTTGACCCCATCATGGTCGTTCTCAGAACGGTCTATCGACGTGACGTCCAGTCAGCAATGGACAGATACTCAGCATT TTTGAAACAGTCTGGGATTCACTCCGGTAACCCATGGCCCCCTTACAAGGAGAGGACTCCTCTACACCCGTGTTACAAAGGCCTAATCAAGCTGTTGCACTGCAAGACACTGCACATTGTGATATTCACGCTCCTTTACAAG ATATGGATGGATCATCAGAACATGTCTGAGCATGTGCTGTGCATGGTGCTGTACCTGATTGAGCTGGGCTTGGACAACCAAGTTCAAGACAGCAAGGAGGATGAG GAGCCGTGCATAGAGGAGCACTGCCATGACAGCTGGTTCCCAGGCACCAACCTCCTCTCTAACCTGCACCATGTCATCAACTTTGTGAGGGTTCGGGTTCCTGAGACAGCCCCTGAAGTGAAGAGAGAGGCCCCTCCCAGCACCAGCACTGAAGCTTCCTCTTATGGCCAG AACTCCAGGCGTCTTACAGGGAATTGGAGAGAG AACCTGCGTGAAGCTCAGGTGTTCAGCCTTGTGGCGGAGCGCAGGAGGAAGTTCCAGGAGATAATCAACCGCAGCAGCACTGAAGCCACCCAGGTTGTCAGGCCCAAGAGCTCCTCAACACGCTGGGTCCCACCAGGCACGCCCCCCCAGCTGGTGACAGAGATCCTGGAGATCCGAGAAAGCATGCTGTCCCTCCTCATCAAGCTCCACCAGAAGATGTCGTCCAAGCAGAACTCACTGTCGGCATCCTGGCTAGAGGATATGGACACGAGCCGCCACGCTCATGGAGACGGCATTACAGCCATTGAGCGGATCCTCACCAAGGCAGCCACTCGCAGCTGCCAAATCAAGCGTAGCATCCAGGACATTTGTGGAAAGGTGTGTCCTCCAGTGCCACCCAAGAAGAACAGTCCCACTGACAAGAAGGCCATGGATAAAGAAGAGAG ACGTCAGAGGGCCAGGGAGAGACAGCAGAAACTGCTTGCTGAATTTGCCTCCAGGCAGAAGAGTTTTATGGAAACAGCTATGGATGTTG AATCCCCTGACACTGAGGCAGCCATGGATCTAGGAGCCTCTGAAGTGATGGAGTCTGAGGTTCTTTATGACTGTGTGATCTGTGGCCAGAGTGGACCTTCCACTGAGGACCGCCCCACTGGTCTAGTAGTTCTCCTCCAGGCATCCTCAG TGCTGGGGCATCGCTGCAAAAATAAAGAGGCTAAGAAGCTACCGACGAGTGATGAAGAGCATATCTACCCCGCAGACACGTGTGGAGTGGCTCATGATGTCAGGCTCACGCTCATGCAGCGGTTCTTCAAAGAT AGTTCTTGTCTGCAGTCTGTGTCAATAGGTTGGGATGGGGGTGTCTACGTCCAGACCTGTGGACACACTTTGCATATAGATTGCCACAAGTCATACATGGAGTCTCTGAGG aaTGACCAGGTCCTCCAAGGTTTCTCTGTTGACAAGGGTGAATTTACGTGCCCACTCTGTCGACAGTTTGCCAATAGTGTCCTTCCCTGTCGCCCTGGGCGGGGCACGGAGGCTGGTGCCTGGCACGCACCCACAAACAAGAAGACGTGTGTGCTTGTAAAGGAGGTAGAAGATCTTCAGGAGAAACTTGGCCTTTTCCCT acGGAGTCTAACTTAAGTAAAGAAATGGATTTGGTTATCAAAGACATCAAGAACACCACCCAGAAGAAATACATGGACTACGGCAAGACCCCTGGCTCCCCTGACAACGATTTCCTCTTCATGTACTCCGTGGCAAG GACCAACCTGGAGTTGGAGCTTGTGCATCGGGGTGGAAACTTGTGTTCTGGAGGAGCCAGTGCTGCTGCCAAACGCTCATGTCTCA ATCAGCTGTTCCATGTGCTCGCCATGCACATGCGACTGTACAGCATTGATTCAGCCTACAACCCCTGGACGAAGCTGACTCAGATTACACAAAGCAAAGAGGCAGA CTTTGATGAAGAGAGGCCTGAGGTGCCCATGCTGTTTCGAGATGTCCCGTCCCTCCTGATTATCTTCGTGCTAACGATGCCACAGCCTCTGCGGAAAG AACACTTTACCTGTGTGGTGAAGATGCTGTACAACCTGCAGTTCACCCAGGCTCTGGCTGCCTTGTCAACCAAGTTCAGCCCAGAGGAAAGGCAGGCTTGGAGCACATCTGGAGCACTCAAGAAG AATGCTGCAAACGCTGAGAAGTCTTTTGAAGCGCTGCTCAGTTATGTTATCAGTGAGCTCTCTAAGGACAAGAGTGTCTACAAGGTGAACACTGAAGAAACATCAATG CTGAGCTCCAGTGTGTGGTCCCCACAGTCTATCGAGTTCAGCCTCCAGCAGTTCTGCTTGCCCTTCCTTCgcctctcctgcctcctgcagCATCACCTCTACGGAGATAACCTAACTGGCTGCTCG gaggaggaggagttctCGTccttggctgtgtgtttggggcTCTTACCCTCGGCCCCTCAGCCTTCCAACACCGTGCACAGTGCCTCATGTCTGGAGTGGGCGGTCAGCGCCTTTGACTTGGTGACACAGTGGTGTGCTGAGGTTACAGGGCTCTCTCAGATGCAGTCTGAGCAATCATTG ACCTTGCTCGTCCAGGATCCTCAGTGGGCAGCCCCTCGTCTTCTGCAGCTACCTGACAACTACAATATCATCTTCCAGTACTATCACAGGAAGGCCTGCACTTCCTGCAAAAAGGTGCCAAAAGACCCTGCCCTCTGCCTTGTTTGTGGCGCCTTCGTCTGTCTCAAAGGCGTGTGTTGCAAACAGCAGGgaatctgtgaatgtgttttg CACTCCCAACACTGTGGTGCAGCTACAGGCATCTTTCTACTGATAAATGCTTcggtcatcatcatcatccgtGGACATCGTTTCTGCCTGTGGGGCTCTGTTTACCTTGATGCTCATGGAGAGGAGGACCGCGATTTACG CCGTGGCAAGCCTCTCTTCTTATGTGAAGAGAGGTATCGAGTGTTGGAGCAACAGTGGGTTTCACACACCTTTGATCACATCAATAAGCGTTGGGGGCCTCACTATAATGGACTCTAA